A single genomic interval of Mucilaginibacter boryungensis harbors:
- a CDS encoding cellulase family glycosylhydrolase: MRSIIKSIFVSILIVIVLQNNIKAQATIHHRAVWTKEEAKQWGTNQPWLVGCNFIPSTAINQLEMWQADTFDPKTIDRELGWASGLGMNTVRVYLHDLLWQQDAAGFSNRINTFLVIAAKHHIKPIFVLFDSCWDPFPKLGKQRAPKPGVHNSGWVQNPGYDALQDPKQYPRLKKYVTGLVGRFANDKRILAWDVWNEPDNTNNSSYGKTELKDKAAYILPLLKQAFVWARSVNPTQPLTSAVWKGDWSAPDKLSPIETVQLTQSDIISFHNYDNAAEFEKRVNWLLAYDKPMICTEYMARGNNSFFKTTLPVAKKYHVGALNWGLVDGKTQTKYAWDSWSKHYDGEPPLWFHEIFHKDGTPYRADEVTFIKEITKN, translated from the coding sequence ATGAGATCAATAATCAAAAGCATTTTTGTTAGTATACTAATAGTTATTGTACTGCAAAATAATATTAAGGCGCAGGCCACAATACATCATCGTGCTGTATGGACTAAGGAGGAAGCTAAACAATGGGGGACCAATCAACCTTGGTTAGTGGGCTGTAATTTTATCCCCAGCACGGCTATCAATCAATTGGAAATGTGGCAGGCCGATACCTTCGATCCTAAAACAATTGATCGTGAATTGGGGTGGGCATCCGGTTTGGGCATGAATACTGTACGTGTTTACCTGCATGACCTGTTATGGCAGCAGGATGCCGCCGGTTTTAGTAACCGTATTAATACCTTTTTAGTTATTGCAGCCAAACATCACATTAAACCCATATTTGTTTTATTCGATTCGTGCTGGGACCCTTTCCCCAAATTAGGAAAGCAACGGGCGCCAAAGCCGGGTGTACATAATTCGGGTTGGGTTCAAAACCCGGGATATGATGCGCTTCAGGACCCAAAACAATACCCTCGGCTTAAAAAATATGTCACAGGTTTGGTGGGCAGGTTTGCCAATGATAAAAGGATATTAGCATGGGATGTATGGAATGAACCTGATAATACCAATAATTCATCGTATGGTAAGACAGAGTTGAAAGATAAAGCAGCTTACATTTTGCCATTATTGAAACAAGCTTTTGTTTGGGCCCGCTCGGTGAATCCTACTCAACCTTTAACATCGGCAGTTTGGAAGGGCGATTGGTCTGCCCCTGATAAACTGTCGCCAATTGAAACGGTGCAGTTAACCCAATCGGATATTATCTCTTTTCATAATTATGATAATGCAGCTGAATTTGAAAAGAGGGTGAACTGGCTTTTGGCTTATGATAAACCAATGATATGTACCGAATATATGGCCCGTGGTAATAATAGCTTTTTTAAAACTACGTTGCCTGTAGCTAAAAAATATCATGTCGGCGCACTTAACTGGGGCTTGGTTGATGGCAAAACCCAAACTAAGTACGCCTGGGATAGCTGGAGCAAACACTACGATGGCGAACCACCTCTATGGTTCCATGAAATATTTCATAAAGACGGTACCCCTTACAGGGCAGATGAGGTGACCTTTATAAAAGAAATTACTAAAAACTAA
- a CDS encoding glycoside hydrolase family 43 protein, whose product MKKIGYQIQFVLLGMLISVVVNAQQIGNPVLNHDFPDPTVINVEGKYYGYATNSVVNGKYAHIQLATSADLTHWEDKGDALPNGATWAGRDFWAPHVIYNQKQRQYVMFFSARSKTKDMDMCIGVAFATKPDGPFIDMGTPLIGGKGYVNIDPCAIIDPKSGKKLLYWGSDHVPINVQELSDDWKSFKPGTLPQPVVYPAREKAYSTLVEGPWVDYNKGYYYLYYSGDNCCGPHANYAVMVARAKNPFGPFQRLGEANGTGSSVILEKDENWLAPGHNSIFRDNNGDVYIAYHAISAQHKGVRVLLISPVIYKKGWPVVIVKS is encoded by the coding sequence GTGAAAAAAATAGGCTATCAAATTCAGTTTGTTTTATTAGGCATGCTGATCTCTGTCGTTGTAAATGCACAACAAATTGGAAATCCCGTTTTAAACCACGATTTTCCGGACCCTACGGTAATTAATGTAGAAGGGAAGTATTATGGCTATGCTACAAATTCTGTTGTTAATGGAAAGTACGCCCATATTCAGTTAGCTACGTCTGCCGATCTGACCCACTGGGAGGACAAGGGAGACGCTTTGCCAAATGGCGCTACCTGGGCAGGGCGCGATTTTTGGGCGCCGCATGTAATATACAATCAAAAGCAGCGGCAATATGTGATGTTTTTTTCCGCAAGGTCAAAAACTAAAGATATGGATATGTGTATTGGTGTTGCTTTTGCAACAAAACCCGATGGGCCGTTTATTGATATGGGCACGCCGCTGATAGGCGGCAAGGGTTATGTAAATATAGATCCTTGCGCCATTATTGACCCTAAAAGCGGCAAAAAGTTGTTGTACTGGGGGTCGGACCATGTACCTATAAACGTTCAGGAGCTGAGTGACGACTGGAAAAGTTTTAAACCAGGAACCCTGCCGCAGCCGGTGGTTTATCCTGCAAGGGAAAAAGCCTATAGCACACTGGTAGAAGGCCCATGGGTAGATTACAATAAAGGATATTACTACTTATATTATTCAGGCGATAATTGTTGCGGGCCACATGCTAATTATGCGGTAATGGTAGCAAGGGCAAAAAACCCGTTTGGTCCATTTCAGCGCCTGGGCGAAGCAAATGGAACAGGCAGCAGTGTTATCCTTGAAAAAGATGAAAACTGGCTGGCGCCCGGGCATAACTCCATCTTCAGGGATAATAACGGAGATGTCTACATAGCCTATCATGCTATCTCAGCTCAGCATAAAGGCGTGCGGGTATTATTGATAAGTCCTGTTATTTATAAAAAAGGTTGGCCTGTAGTAATTGTAAAATCATGA
- a CDS encoding TlpA family protein disulfide reductase: protein MKYFLFLITLFAITSCARAQSQGIRNEKNFAIIRGHIKNDNGFGILKTGYLGSSFISAPIDKSGDFSLKINIEGYANDFYLNFDGIMLFVQKNDTITINLDMKENMISVSANDPQRNQELNSLIGLNRLYGEKYVNLIKQLHTSITDSIKFSLLNNLYNKEIQFLLDKPVGKNTEKMLADIYFKYCSSMLDNGLLNKYDLIANTAQSNHFAYLAHKTAYRTEDETLFKCSSVYRDFVLKYVSFIKPFNSWHVGGVKPDYEHNGVKFAPAWMEYYAGLRAFNSKEMRDWFLANSIIKSSKFYDYDEVQAVYADFVTRVETSFYADSLKRYAAQFSKLRPGRIAPVFRLKNEKGEWVSLSMFKGKVVFIDFWGTGCGPCIYDIKNFAPALHAHYKNKAVVFINICLDAETPEWKEAIKKLNMRQHSINLLAIDASRISIRRVYDVGPIPRYYLIDHSGRIANNVSPGPDHIKALYPQIDKLLGNIK, encoded by the coding sequence ATGAAATATTTCCTATTCCTTATCACATTATTTGCAATAACTTCATGTGCCAGGGCGCAAAGTCAAGGCATACGTAATGAAAAGAACTTTGCCATCATACGAGGGCATATAAAAAATGATAACGGTTTTGGAATTTTAAAGACCGGATATTTAGGTAGTTCATTTATTTCTGCCCCTATAGATAAAAGCGGTGATTTTTCTTTAAAAATTAATATTGAAGGCTATGCTAATGATTTTTATTTAAACTTTGACGGCATTATGCTGTTCGTCCAAAAAAATGATACAATAACTATCAATTTGGACATGAAAGAAAACATGATTAGCGTTTCGGCAAATGATCCACAAAGAAATCAGGAATTGAATTCTTTAATTGGGCTTAATAGATTGTATGGTGAAAAGTATGTTAATTTAATAAAACAACTTCATACCAGTATAACAGATAGTATTAAATTTTCCCTGCTAAACAATTTATATAATAAGGAGATACAATTTTTACTGGATAAACCTGTAGGTAAGAATACAGAAAAAATGCTAGCGGATATTTATTTTAAATACTGCAGCAGTATGTTGGACAACGGTTTATTAAACAAATATGATCTTATTGCAAACACAGCTCAAAGCAACCATTTCGCATATTTAGCGCACAAAACGGCTTATCGTACCGAGGACGAAACCCTTTTTAAATGCAGTTCGGTCTACAGAGATTTTGTGTTGAAGTATGTTAGTTTTATAAAACCATTTAACAGTTGGCATGTAGGTGGGGTTAAACCGGACTATGAACATAATGGGGTAAAATTCGCTCCGGCTTGGATGGAATATTATGCCGGATTGAGAGCGTTTAATTCAAAAGAAATGCGCGATTGGTTTCTTGCTAATTCTATTATAAAGAGTTCAAAATTCTATGATTATGATGAGGTTCAGGCGGTATACGCAGACTTTGTAACCAGGGTAGAAACATCTTTTTATGCCGATAGCTTAAAAAGATACGCTGCGCAGTTTAGTAAACTGAGGCCCGGGCGCATTGCGCCTGTTTTTCGGTTGAAAAACGAGAAAGGCGAATGGGTCTCCCTATCCATGTTTAAAGGTAAAGTAGTGTTTATTGATTTTTGGGGTACAGGCTGTGGGCCGTGTATTTATGATATTAAAAATTTTGCCCCTGCTTTGCATGCCCACTATAAAAACAAAGCTGTGGTTTTTATAAATATTTGTTTAGATGCTGAAACACCGGAATGGAAGGAAGCTATAAAAAAATTAAACATGCGCCAGCATAGTATAAACCTGCTCGCAATAGACGCCTCACGGATAAGCATTAGGAGGGTTTATGATGTTGGGCCTATACCACGTTATTATTTGATCGATCATTCAGGTCGGATTGCAAATAATGTCAGTCCGGGGCCTGATCATATTAAAGCATTGTATCCTCAAATAGATAAGCTTTTAGGTAATATAAAATAA
- a CDS encoding DUF4091 domain-containing protein, which translates to MKAYIKSKGYLPIFLMLCSYPVFGNKVYYEPNSMSVWLETSLNKVFPQSPAKVKDELTLQAARNSRISFQVAFHSDMKDQTQIACEVSAGDIKSQVRYVGLVPFQHFNTDVSKDEIDGLGYLPGMLPDPLYPLSKVDATPYASRSFWVTLTIPEAIKSGIYKCNVKLQWTEGKVNKQKDLSVQVNVSKLIVQLRHDFHVTHWWRGEATAMYYKTDLYSERWWQLTRAQMKDLIDHGNDVAFIQNLFELRAVFKQPCQMLIINEPALGKYTFDWANIKRFVDMCRELGYTKFEWGHLWLYWGVQDAMHVYTKKGDTYQLLWDEHLTATSPVYINFLKQYLPELHRFLKQERMLNDSYFHLSDEPWSEHIENYKVARNILHQLAPWMKVMDALSDIRYGREKLTDIPIPVISSAGDYLKENIPHWVYYCTAPRDQWLNRFYDTPLTKIRMSGLLFYHLKAQGFLHWGYNFWYKLDTEKTIDPFTEGAATAYPGIAQGDPFVVYPGPDGPYDSIRWEVFAEALQDYAILQSAGIKPDNKLLNDIKSYKDFPKREQWIDLTMSEILRQAK; encoded by the coding sequence ATGAAAGCATATATTAAATCAAAAGGTTACCTGCCGATCTTTTTGATGTTATGCAGCTACCCGGTATTTGGGAATAAGGTTTACTACGAACCCAATAGCATGAGCGTTTGGCTGGAAACATCCTTAAATAAAGTCTTCCCACAATCGCCGGCTAAGGTAAAAGATGAACTAACCCTACAGGCTGCAAGAAATAGCCGTATTTCGTTTCAGGTTGCTTTTCATAGCGATATGAAGGACCAAACGCAGATAGCCTGCGAGGTATCGGCCGGCGATATTAAATCGCAGGTGCGTTATGTTGGTTTAGTGCCATTTCAACACTTTAATACGGATGTAAGTAAAGATGAAATTGATGGATTAGGTTATTTACCCGGCATGTTGCCCGATCCTTTGTACCCGCTTTCCAAAGTGGATGCAACGCCTTATGCAAGCCGCTCTTTTTGGGTAACCCTTACTATACCTGAGGCAATTAAGTCAGGTATATATAAGTGTAATGTAAAGCTGCAATGGACAGAAGGGAAAGTAAATAAACAGAAAGATCTTTCCGTGCAGGTAAATGTAAGCAAACTGATTGTGCAGCTACGGCACGATTTTCATGTTACGCATTGGTGGCGTGGAGAAGCGACCGCTATGTATTATAAAACGGATTTGTATAGCGAGCGCTGGTGGCAGCTTACCCGTGCACAAATGAAAGATTTGATTGACCATGGTAATGACGTCGCATTTATACAAAACCTGTTTGAATTGAGAGCAGTTTTTAAACAACCTTGTCAAATGCTGATCATTAACGAACCTGCCCTTGGCAAATACACATTCGATTGGGCCAATATTAAGCGTTTTGTAGATATGTGCCGCGAACTGGGTTATACAAAGTTTGAATGGGGGCATTTATGGTTGTATTGGGGTGTACAGGATGCTATGCATGTTTATACCAAAAAGGGAGACACTTACCAATTGCTGTGGGACGAGCATTTAACGGCTACCTCACCGGTGTATATTAACTTTTTGAAACAGTATTTGCCCGAATTGCACCGCTTTTTAAAACAGGAACGCATGCTGAATGATTCATATTTCCATCTTTCGGACGAGCCGTGGTCTGAACATATCGAGAATTATAAAGTAGCCAGAAACATATTACACCAGCTTGCACCATGGATGAAAGTAATGGATGCCCTAAGCGATATCAGGTACGGACGCGAAAAACTGACTGATATCCCCATTCCTGTAATTAGTTCAGCCGGCGATTACCTAAAGGAAAACATCCCGCATTGGGTTTATTATTGCACTGCCCCGCGCGATCAGTGGCTCAATCGTTTTTACGATACGCCGTTGACTAAGATAAGAATGTCAGGGCTCCTGTTTTATCACCTCAAAGCCCAGGGATTTTTGCATTGGGGGTATAATTTCTGGTATAAGCTGGACACCGAAAAAACAATTGATCCTTTTACAGAAGGGGCAGCTACAGCTTATCCAGGAATTGCACAGGGCGACCCATTTGTAGTTTATCCGGGGCCAGACGGGCCATACGATTCCATTAGATGGGAAGTGTTTGCAGAGGCTTTGCAGGATTATGCCATTTTGCAATCTGCAGGTATTAAACCAGACAATAAATTATTAAATGATATTAAAAGTTATAAAGATTTTCCTAAACGGGAACAATGGATCGATCTGACAATGTCAGAGATT